In the Candidatus Saccharibacteria bacterium oral taxon 488 genome, one interval contains:
- a CDS encoding response regulator — protein sequence MVKIAIIEDDATISQMYRMKFEADGFDVRLASNGTIGVALVESFRPDVILLDIQMPEMDGAEALRRIRSHAWGKTIPVIVLTNLGEEEAPREIRSLGIQGYIVKANLTPRQVVAQVKSVTTKP from the coding sequence ATGGTTAAAATTGCTATCATCGAAGATGACGCGACAATCAGTCAGATGTACCGAATGAAGTTCGAGGCAGACGGATTTGACGTGCGACTAGCGAGTAATGGCACAATTGGCGTGGCGCTCGTCGAGTCGTTTCGTCCAGATGTCATCTTACTGGATATCCAGATGCCAGAGATGGATGGAGCCGAGGCCCTGCGACGTATTCGCTCACACGCGTGGGGCAAGACCATACCGGTTATTGTACTGACCAACCTCGGCGAAGAAGAAGCCCCGCGCGAGATACGCTCACTCGGCATCCAAGGCTACATTGTCAAGGCCAACCTCACCCCACGCCAAGTCGTCGCCCAGGTCAAATCAGTCACTACAAAGCCGTGA
- the glgP gene encoding alpha-glucan family phosphorylase: MDSYSYTNTSPYQPQDIEDASEFYDVIERSSLTHQLSKSRPYIYWTMEIYDKANGIKGGGGLGVLAADTRRVAEKLEVPFVVVTPFYRSESHQKITDLAQTEYVEKVSPQEYGFHYIDEVSVSSAGFPDASLSVFRKTLGSTQFVTISEPNFGQLYEGEGSGDHRLYQEVALGFGGYKALKLLGIKPAVIQLNETATIFAALARLDELCANGMNLYEAIVYVRKHTLYTNHTLLQAAEPEFHRSQFEKLVLPNLKSNAVRCWLMEQFRNDRLRPNLLAIELTEAKNGVSKLHARVANFRDRNNDKVKFHAITNGIDLETWVLPEILQAYHEHTILDKFGLPTEQYQEAIATLPASTIRSLKRVGRLELNRVLVKRKDQYNNPVHLPEDALVFDFKRRFANYKRPHLPFERPEVLKQILLDSNAHYILAGKVHQGDHDMYQQLLTILKLVDSDPALRERVHYIQDYDETLGRVLAIGSDIAINVPIIGLEACGTSWEKDIANLKLLISTSDGGVADIKPIACLEVSGVSPEDETTSLYANMRRAAQIIANDELLTQHIHRQLTAYLPIISGARMLKDYLKFLFPARHTTK; the protein is encoded by the coding sequence ATGGATTCATATTCATACACAAACACGTCACCATATCAGCCACAGGACATCGAAGACGCCTCCGAATTTTATGACGTAATTGAGCGTAGCAGCCTGACGCATCAACTGTCTAAGTCACGGCCGTACATCTACTGGACAATGGAAATTTATGACAAGGCCAACGGCATCAAAGGTGGTGGCGGCCTGGGCGTATTGGCGGCAGACACGCGGCGGGTAGCCGAAAAGCTGGAAGTGCCATTTGTGGTGGTGACGCCATTTTACCGCAGCGAATCACATCAAAAAATTACCGACCTCGCACAAACTGAATACGTCGAAAAAGTCTCGCCCCAGGAGTATGGCTTTCATTATATTGATGAAGTTTCAGTCAGCTCCGCCGGCTTTCCCGATGCTAGCCTCAGCGTCTTTCGCAAGACGCTCGGCTCAACGCAATTTGTCACCATTTCAGAGCCAAACTTTGGGCAATTGTACGAAGGCGAAGGCTCGGGTGATCACCGGCTGTACCAGGAGGTAGCCCTTGGGTTTGGCGGCTATAAGGCCCTGAAACTACTCGGCATCAAACCAGCCGTCATTCAGCTCAATGAAACCGCAACAATTTTTGCGGCACTGGCTCGGCTGGACGAGCTATGCGCCAACGGTATGAACTTGTACGAAGCAATCGTTTACGTCCGCAAACACACACTCTACACCAACCACACCCTACTCCAGGCCGCTGAACCAGAGTTTCACCGCTCGCAATTTGAAAAATTAGTACTGCCAAACCTCAAAAGCAACGCCGTGCGCTGCTGGCTGATGGAGCAATTTCGTAACGACCGTTTGCGACCTAATTTGCTGGCAATTGAGTTGACCGAAGCCAAAAATGGCGTCAGTAAACTGCACGCCCGCGTGGCAAATTTCCGCGACCGCAACAACGACAAAGTCAAATTCCACGCCATTACCAACGGCATTGACCTCGAGACATGGGTGCTGCCGGAAATCCTGCAAGCTTATCATGAGCATACTATCCTTGATAAATTTGGCTTGCCAACAGAGCAGTATCAAGAGGCGATCGCCACGTTACCCGCTAGCACCATTCGCTCGCTCAAACGCGTAGGCCGACTGGAGCTAAACCGAGTCCTTGTAAAGCGCAAGGATCAATACAATAATCCAGTTCACCTGCCCGAAGACGCGCTGGTGTTCGACTTCAAGCGGCGATTTGCCAATTACAAGCGACCACATCTACCATTTGAGCGCCCAGAGGTGCTCAAACAGATTCTGCTCGATAGCAACGCTCACTACATTCTTGCCGGTAAGGTTCATCAGGGCGATCATGACATGTATCAGCAGCTCCTGACCATCCTCAAGCTCGTCGATAGCGACCCTGCACTGCGTGAGCGTGTCCACTACATCCAAGATTACGACGAGACCCTGGGACGAGTGCTGGCGATTGGCTCAGACATTGCTATCAACGTGCCGATCATTGGCCTCGAGGCCTGCGGTACATCATGGGAAAAAGACATTGCCAATCTCAAGCTGCTTATCTCCACCAGCGACGGTGGCGTTGCCGATATCAAGCCAATCGCTTGTCTCGAGGTGAGCGGTGTAAGTCCAGAGGACGAGACCACCTCGCTCTACGCTAATATGCGGCGAGCCGCACAAATTATCGCTAACGACGAGCTACTGACACAGCACATTCATCGCCAGCTCACGGCCTATCTACCAATCATATCGGGTGCACGGATGCTCAAGGATTACCTCAAGTTTCTGTTTCCCGCCCGCCATACAACCAAATAG
- a CDS encoding UDP-N-acetylglucosamine 1-carboxyvinyltransferase, protein MSMNDYLQKIGVIINENRNRKGLTQTQLAEAIGTSQSAINRIENGGQNISVEMLMRISDVLNCNIVTLNHSGKMNFRVHGGKKLSGDISVKTSKNAAVGLLCASLLNKGKTTLRHVARIEEVNRIIEVLNSIGVKTRWLRKNDLEIIPPARLRLEDMDIAAAKRTRTVIMLLGPLLHQYHDFRLPFAGGCNLGKRTVEPHLSGLKHFGMQVEAEGGYYHARVEPTTGDRIILLTERGDTVTENVIMAAALSTDTTIIRNASPNYMVQDVCFFLQKLGVTIEGIGTTTLKITGRSHINTAVDYCPSEDPIEAMSFIAAAVVTDSEITVRRAPIEFLEIELATLAEMGLQYELSEEYAANNGRTRLVDITLKHSKLVALKDKIHALPFPGINMDNLPFLGLIATMAEGRTLVHDWSYENRAIYFTELSKLNAHIELVDPHRVYISGPTRWKPADIVAPPALRPSVVILLAMLAAPGVSVLRDVYSINRGYEELAQRLNSLGAEIEVITE, encoded by the coding sequence ATGAGTATGAATGACTATCTCCAAAAAATCGGCGTTATTATCAATGAGAATCGTAATCGCAAAGGCCTCACCCAGACGCAACTAGCTGAGGCCATTGGTACATCACAAAGTGCCATCAATCGTATCGAGAACGGCGGTCAGAATATTAGTGTCGAGATGCTAATGAGGATTAGTGATGTGCTCAACTGTAACATCGTTACGCTCAATCACTCAGGCAAGATGAACTTTCGGGTGCATGGCGGTAAAAAACTTTCTGGTGATATATCGGTCAAAACGAGCAAGAATGCGGCCGTGGGGCTGCTCTGTGCCAGCTTGCTCAACAAGGGAAAAACGACGCTGCGTCATGTGGCGCGTATCGAGGAGGTTAACCGGATCATTGAGGTGCTCAACTCAATTGGCGTTAAAACTCGTTGGCTGCGAAAGAACGACCTAGAGATTATACCACCGGCGCGGCTGAGGCTGGAGGACATGGATATCGCTGCTGCCAAGCGCACGCGTACCGTGATTATGCTCCTTGGCCCGCTGCTTCATCAATATCATGATTTTCGGCTGCCATTTGCCGGTGGCTGTAACCTCGGTAAGCGTACGGTGGAGCCACACCTGTCGGGCCTGAAGCATTTTGGGATGCAGGTAGAGGCCGAGGGTGGGTACTATCATGCGCGCGTCGAGCCGACAACGGGCGATCGGATAATTTTATTGACTGAACGCGGCGACACGGTGACGGAAAACGTTATCATGGCGGCGGCTCTGTCCACGGACACCACCATCATCCGCAATGCCAGCCCGAACTACATGGTGCAGGATGTGTGTTTCTTCTTGCAGAAATTGGGCGTGACCATCGAAGGAATTGGTACAACGACGCTAAAAATCACGGGCCGGTCGCACATCAATACGGCAGTCGATTATTGCCCGTCTGAAGACCCGATCGAGGCGATGAGCTTTATCGCGGCGGCCGTGGTGACTGATTCAGAAATCACGGTGCGCCGGGCGCCAATTGAGTTTCTGGAAATTGAGCTGGCAACATTGGCTGAGATGGGTTTGCAATATGAGTTGAGTGAGGAATATGCAGCCAACAACGGTCGTACTCGCTTGGTGGATATCACGCTGAAACACTCCAAGTTGGTTGCGCTAAAAGACAAGATTCACGCGCTGCCGTTTCCGGGGATTAATATGGACAACTTGCCGTTCTTGGGGCTGATTGCTACCATGGCTGAGGGCCGGACCTTGGTACATGACTGGAGCTATGAAAATCGAGCAATTTATTTCACTGAGCTAAGTAAGTTAAACGCGCACATTGAGCTGGTTGATCCACACCGGGTATACATCAGCGGTCCGACCAGGTGGAAGCCAGCGGATATTGTTGCACCACCAGCACTGAGGCCCTCAGTTGTCATACTGCTCGCAATGCTAGCGGCGCCGGGTGTGTCAGTGTTGCGTGACGTGTATTCAATTAATCGTGGCTACGAGGAACTAGCGCAGCGGCTGAATTCGCTGGGTGCAGAGATTGAAGTTATCACCGAGTAG
- a CDS encoding aminotransferase class I/II-fold pyridoxal phosphate-dependent enzyme, whose product MQDTQVADLIAAEIKRQQSGIEMIPSENYVSTSVLKALGSVFTNKYSEGYPGRRYYGGQENTDQIEQLAIDRAKQLFGADHANVQPHSGAQANEAVYYAWCEPGDTILAMDLAHGGHLTHGAPVTRSAREYTFVRYGIKDVETGEIDYEEIRRLALEHRPKIILAGFSAYPRELDYAKFAEIGNEVGAMLMADMSHIAGLIVGGVAKNPFDYGFHVITTTTHKTLRGPRGGLILSKGVVGNPLKRPEKTLENLPTLIDRAVFPGTQGGPHMHTIAAKAVAFGEALRPEFTEYAQQIVKNAAVLADELKRGGLKLVTGGTSNHLVLADVYGSFGIDGKTAQERLEASGITANANAIPNDTLPPFRPSGLRLGTPAVTTRGMTEAEVKQIAEWIITAITAEDSAEYAKIKQQTTSLAARFPLPYN is encoded by the coding sequence ATGCAAGATACACAGGTCGCCGATTTAATTGCGGCAGAAATAAAACGGCAGCAGTCGGGGATCGAAATGATCCCAAGCGAAAATTACGTTTCAACTAGTGTACTCAAGGCGCTGGGCAGCGTCTTTACCAACAAATATTCTGAGGGTTACCCCGGACGACGCTATTACGGCGGACAAGAAAACACCGACCAAATTGAACAGCTGGCGATTGACCGCGCTAAACAGCTATTCGGTGCTGATCACGCCAATGTCCAGCCGCACTCTGGCGCCCAGGCCAACGAGGCGGTGTATTATGCGTGGTGTGAGCCTGGCGATACTATCCTAGCGATGGATTTGGCGCATGGCGGCCACCTGACGCATGGCGCGCCAGTCACCCGCTCAGCCCGCGAATATACCTTCGTCCGCTACGGTATCAAGGATGTCGAGACTGGCGAAATTGACTATGAGGAAATCCGCCGTTTGGCGCTGGAACATCGGCCAAAAATCATCTTGGCGGGCTTCTCGGCCTATCCGCGCGAGCTAGATTATGCTAAGTTTGCCGAGATTGGCAACGAAGTCGGCGCTATGTTGATGGCCGACATGAGCCACATCGCTGGACTAATTGTCGGCGGCGTAGCCAAAAATCCGTTTGATTATGGTTTTCACGTTATCACCACTACCACGCACAAAACCTTGCGCGGGCCGCGCGGCGGCTTGATTTTGTCAAAAGGCGTGGTGGGCAATCCTTTGAAGCGACCAGAAAAAACCTTAGAAAACTTGCCAACACTGATTGACCGGGCGGTCTTCCCTGGCACTCAAGGTGGCCCACACATGCACACCATCGCCGCCAAGGCAGTGGCCTTTGGCGAGGCGTTACGCCCAGAATTCACGGAGTACGCCCAGCAAATCGTAAAGAATGCGGCCGTGCTGGCAGATGAACTGAAACGCGGCGGCTTGAAGCTGGTGACAGGTGGCACCAGCAACCACTTGGTGCTAGCGGATGTTTATGGCAGCTTCGGCATTGACGGTAAAACCGCTCAGGAACGGCTGGAGGCCAGCGGCATCACCGCCAATGCCAACGCCATCCCCAATGACACCCTGCCGCCATTCCGCCCAAGTGGCCTGCGTCTCGGCACGCCAGCGGTGACGACACGCGGCATGACGGAGGCAGAAGTCAAACAGATTGCTGAGTGGATTATCACAGCGATAACCGCAGAGGACTCGGCAGAATACGCAAAAATTAAGCAGCAAACTACTAGCCTTGCAGCGCGTTTTCCGCTACCATATAACTAA
- a CDS encoding prepilin-type N-terminal cleavage/methylation domain-containing protein, translated as MISSNKTKGFTLVELLIVIVVIAILAAISIVAYNGVTQKARDRERESNARNIVNAAAIHKSDRDFWPDINDLASYTVVKLPPNLTDSTKVGSSISAGRDTYKFQLCKNNGFTSNKKEATGVRVEYLREESPNSGIQNMTAGTCR; from the coding sequence ATGATTTCTTCAAACAAAACTAAAGGTTTCACATTGGTTGAGCTCTTGATCGTCATCGTGGTCATCGCTATCTTGGCTGCTATTTCGATTGTGGCGTACAATGGTGTGACACAAAAAGCACGTGATAGGGAACGAGAATCAAATGCACGTAATATTGTCAATGCCGCCGCAATCCATAAGTCAGACCGCGATTTTTGGCCCGACATCAATGACCTTGCTAGCTACACTGTCGTTAAACTACCGCCAAATCTAACCGACTCGACAAAAGTGGGCTCGTCTATTAGTGCCGGCCGCGATACGTATAAATTTCAACTTTGTAAAAATAACGGATTTACCTCCAATAAAAAAGAAGCTACTGGCGTCCGAGTCGAGTACCTTCGAGAAGAAAGTCCAAATAGTGGAATTCAGAATATGACAGCAGGTACATGCCGATAA
- a CDS encoding prepilin-type N-terminal cleavage/methylation domain-containing protein — protein MISSNKTKGFTLVELLIVIVVIAILAAISIVAYNGVTQKARDDERISDARNIINAISSYNAENEGKWLTANDKQALKDYNTVKVPAKAVDKLSDNTVDKDHYKLEACGSPQTGAKITIWNEAKNAIHTETYTAGSGC, from the coding sequence ATGATTTCTTCAAACAAAACTAAAGGTTTCACATTGGTTGAGCTCTTGATCGTTATCGTGGTCATCGCTATCTTGGCTGCTATTTCGATTGTGGCGTACAATGGTGTGACACAAAAAGCACGTGACGATGAGCGCATATCAGATGCACGCAACATCATTAACGCCATTTCATCATATAATGCCGAGAATGAAGGTAAGTGGTTGACGGCAAACGACAAGCAAGCTTTGAAGGATTACAACACGGTCAAAGTACCGGCTAAGGCTGTTGACAAGCTTAGTGATAATACCGTTGATAAAGACCACTATAAGCTAGAGGCATGTGGTAGTCCTCAAACTGGTGCAAAGATTACTATTTGGAACGAGGCCAAGAATGCTATTCACACCGAAACCTATACGGCTGGATCGGGTTGCTAG